The Armatimonadota bacterium genome contains a region encoding:
- a CDS encoding Glu/Leu/Phe/Val dehydrogenase — MSGTEVLGMAREQLAMAAKYLDLDPGLHEVLSRPKRQLIVNFPVVMDNGEVEVFEGYRVQHNTSRGPTKGGIRYHPDVDVAETTALAMWMTWKCAVADIPYGGAKGSVKVDTKKLSKRELEKLTRRFATEINIVIGERSDIPAPDIGTNGEVMAWIMDTISMQSGHTVPGVITGKPIPLGGSQGRIEATGRGCIVSAIEACKEKNIDFSKQKVVVQGFGNVGSVAAMLAHELGATVIGVSDAKGAIYNEKGLPMDELYAKYSGRDGGICEYKDCEIIDNKTLLELKCDILIPAAIQQQITKANADQIKASIVVEGANGPTTTEADKILHDKGILVVPDILANAGGVVVSYFEWVQDLQNYFWEEDEINVKLEKIMKRAYAGVAQARDTHKCDMRTAAMIIGVQRVADATTTRGIFP, encoded by the coding sequence ATGAGCGGAACTGAAGTTTTAGGAATGGCCCGCGAGCAACTCGCAATGGCCGCGAAATATCTTGACCTTGATCCGGGCCTGCACGAGGTTCTGAGCCGACCCAAGCGACAATTGATCGTCAACTTCCCTGTTGTGATGGACAACGGCGAAGTCGAGGTGTTTGAAGGCTATCGCGTTCAGCACAATACCAGTCGTGGACCTACCAAAGGCGGTATCCGCTACCATCCCGATGTAGACGTTGCGGAAACCACAGCGCTCGCGATGTGGATGACCTGGAAATGCGCGGTCGCCGACATTCCTTACGGCGGTGCGAAAGGTTCCGTCAAGGTTGATACCAAGAAGCTGAGCAAGCGCGAGCTTGAAAAGCTGACTCGACGATTTGCGACCGAAATCAACATCGTTATCGGCGAGCGAAGCGACATTCCTGCACCGGACATCGGCACCAACGGCGAAGTGATGGCGTGGATCATGGACACAATCTCCATGCAAAGCGGGCACACCGTTCCTGGGGTTATTACCGGTAAGCCAATTCCTCTCGGTGGTTCACAAGGCCGAATCGAAGCTACCGGACGCGGATGCATCGTCTCTGCGATCGAAGCTTGCAAAGAGAAGAACATTGATTTCTCGAAGCAAAAGGTCGTCGTTCAAGGATTTGGAAACGTTGGTTCTGTTGCTGCGATGCTCGCTCACGAGCTTGGCGCGACCGTCATCGGTGTCAGCGATGCCAAGGGTGCGATCTACAACGAAAAAGGTCTGCCGATGGACGAACTGTATGCCAAGTACAGCGGTCGAGACGGCGGAATCTGCGAATACAAAGATTGCGAAATCATCGACAACAAGACATTGCTCGAACTCAAGTGCGATATCTTGATTCCAGCGGCGATCCAACAGCAAATTACCAAAGCAAACGCCGACCAAATCAAGGCCAGCATCGTTGTTGAAGGCGCAAATGGCCCGACCACGACTGAGGCTGACAAGATTCTGCACGACAAGGGGATCTTGGTGGTTCCAGACATTCTCGCCAACGCTGGTGGCGTTGTTGTCAGCTACTTTGAATGGGTTCAAGACCTCCAGAACTACTTCTGGGAAGAAGACGAAATCAACGTCAAGCTGGAGAAAATCATGAAGCGCGCTTATGCTGGCGTGGCTCAAGCACGAGACACTCACAAGTGCGATATGCGAACAGCGGCGATGATTATCGGCGTGCAGCGCGTGGCCGATGCCACAACCACTCGCGGAATTTTCCCTTAA
- the mreD gene encoding rod shape-determining protein MreD: protein MKLAAQLILIGYLSAILDQALGPRMVLGGIRPDFYLVGIACASLLAPNPAGIWSGFIGGLLQGMSSGANLFQYVLSRTLTGFAGSRIGGLEIEIGPVLAAVFCALLTLFGQVVLMFVAPPRAIGAFMQDTILTAVYNGVLAIPIYAALRPMMRSYRLEVD, encoded by the coding sequence ATGAAACTAGCGGCACAGTTGATATTGATCGGGTACCTCTCTGCGATCCTGGACCAAGCGCTCGGACCACGTATGGTGCTCGGCGGCATCCGCCCAGACTTCTATTTGGTGGGCATTGCATGCGCGTCGCTGTTGGCGCCCAACCCGGCTGGCATCTGGTCTGGATTCATCGGTGGATTACTGCAGGGCATGTCTTCCGGTGCCAATTTGTTTCAGTACGTACTCAGTCGAACCCTTACTGGATTCGCCGGATCACGCATAGGCGGGCTCGAAATTGAGATCGGCCCCGTGCTTGCGGCGGTGTTTTGTGCGCTTTTGACGCTTTTTGGCCAGGTTGTGTTGATGTTTGTGGCTCCCCCCCGAGCCATCGGAGCCTTCATGCAAGATACAATACTAACAGCGGTCTACAACGGTGTGCTGGCGATACCGATCTATGCGGCTCTACGGCCCATGATGCGCTCCTACCGGCTAGAAGTAGACTGA
- a CDS encoding rod shape-determining protein MreC: MSSKIGSALDSTGGFWNGFVSSGRLQRENVRLRQELSLKSNYQETISLLEARLDEMRKLQGIAEQIPRGKVGAEIIGFDPAANRVTINVGSSKGILPGQAVICGEGLVGVIQSTESGRSQALLVTSPALRIGAMVNAGSPLVGILRGQSRGVLALEILDSSAKIQIGAQVVSSMHSEKLPAYIPIGRVIRQENAEQYGLTKVYVAPNADISRVREVIVLK; the protein is encoded by the coding sequence GTGTCCTCAAAAATTGGATCGGCGCTAGATTCGACTGGTGGATTCTGGAATGGATTCGTTTCAAGCGGACGATTGCAACGAGAAAATGTTCGACTTCGCCAAGAGCTGAGCCTCAAGTCCAATTACCAAGAAACGATTTCGTTGCTCGAGGCCCGGCTGGATGAGATGCGAAAACTTCAAGGCATAGCCGAACAAATTCCTAGGGGAAAGGTCGGTGCCGAGATCATCGGATTTGACCCTGCCGCTAACCGCGTAACGATCAATGTTGGTTCTTCGAAAGGGATTTTGCCTGGGCAAGCCGTGATCTGCGGCGAAGGCCTCGTTGGGGTGATCCAAAGCACCGAAAGCGGCCGAAGTCAGGCACTTCTCGTGACTTCACCTGCCCTGAGGATCGGTGCCATGGTCAACGCGGGTTCACCGCTGGTTGGAATCCTGCGCGGGCAGTCGCGCGGAGTTTTGGCGCTTGAGATCCTGGATTCCTCCGCGAAGATCCAGATCGGGGCACAAGTCGTTTCGAGCATGCACAGCGAAAAGCTGCCTGCATACATTCCGATCGGAAGAGTGATCCGCCAAGAGAACGCCGAACAATACGGTCTAACCAAAGTTTATGTCGCGCCAAACGCCGACATCTCGAGAGTCCGCGAGGTGATTGTGCTCAAATGA
- a CDS encoding rod shape-determining protein has translation MRNNEKATFIDAIKRRLSRDIGIDLGTANTVVHVGGRGIVLREPSVVAINKDTGKVIEVGEEAKRMLGRTPGNIVAVRPMRDGVIADFASTEEMLRYFIKRVNRRGAPFVNVVVGIPSGVTEVERLAVLEASHKAGATKAYVIEEPMAAAIGAGLRVEEPLGSMIVDIGGGTTEVAMISLGGIVNAKSIRVAGDEIDEAIASYIRVAYNLFVGDRTAEQTKLELASAYPLEQELTLTVRGRDLISGLPRSAEISSEEIRSAISKPIQAIVEAIKLTLESTPPELAADAFNDGITLAGGGALLRGLDRLIMEETGLPVRIAHDPLSCVAVGTAKMLDALHESPRIRRMLEKASKG, from the coding sequence ATGAGGAATAACGAAAAAGCAACTTTTATCGATGCAATCAAGCGCAGACTATCGCGAGATATCGGCATTGATCTCGGAACAGCAAACACGGTTGTCCACGTTGGCGGTCGCGGCATTGTCCTTCGCGAGCCATCGGTCGTAGCGATCAACAAAGACACCGGCAAGGTGATCGAAGTGGGCGAAGAAGCCAAGCGCATGCTGGGCCGAACCCCTGGCAACATCGTGGCTGTTCGCCCAATGCGCGACGGCGTGATTGCTGACTTTGCTTCGACCGAAGAGATGCTCCGCTACTTCATCAAGCGCGTGAATCGCCGAGGAGCACCTTTTGTTAACGTCGTTGTTGGAATCCCAAGCGGCGTTACGGAAGTGGAGCGCCTCGCTGTTCTGGAAGCATCTCACAAAGCAGGTGCTACAAAAGCGTACGTGATTGAGGAGCCCATGGCTGCCGCGATTGGCGCCGGTCTCAGAGTCGAAGAGCCGCTTGGCAGCATGATCGTGGATATCGGCGGCGGCACGACCGAAGTCGCCATGATTTCTCTCGGGGGCATCGTCAACGCGAAATCCATCCGCGTCGCTGGAGACGAAATCGACGAAGCGATTGCAAGCTACATTCGGGTCGCCTACAACCTCTTTGTCGGAGATCGCACCGCCGAACAAACCAAACTGGAACTCGCAAGCGCGTATCCACTTGAACAAGAGCTGACTTTGACCGTTCGAGGACGCGATTTAATCAGCGGTTTGCCAAGATCTGCCGAGATTTCCAGCGAAGAGATTCGGTCTGCGATTTCAAAGCCAATCCAAGCCATCGTTGAAGCGATCAAGCTGACGCTCGAATCGACCCCGCCCGAGCTCGCCGCCGATGCGTTTAACGATGGAATTACCCTGGCAGGTGGTGGCGCGCTATTGCGAGGCCTCGATCGTCTCATCATGGAGGAAACAGGGCTACCAGTTCGGATTGCCCATGACCCGCTGAGCTGCGTCGCCGTAGGAACCGCAAAGATGCTCGACGCGTTACACGAGAGTCCGCGGATCCGGCGAATGCTGGAGAAAGCATCGAAAGGGTAA
- a CDS encoding DUF370 domain-containing protein encodes MSPVLNVGFHNFVMTDKIVALVSSESAPMRRLVQQLKKSGSVIDATHGRKTKSVIFTSNSDIVLSAISQETLAKRLSTDEAVPDEE; translated from the coding sequence GTGTCCCCCGTTTTGAACGTGGGGTTTCATAACTTCGTCATGACCGACAAGATCGTGGCGTTGGTCAGTAGCGAGTCTGCTCCGATGCGCAGGCTCGTTCAGCAGTTGAAGAAGTCCGGTTCTGTGATCGACGCGACACACGGACGAAAAACAAAAAGCGTCATTTTTACATCGAACAGCGACATCGTACTCTCGGCAATTTCTCAAGAAACCCTCGCCAAAAGACTGTCAACGGACGAGGCGGTGCCGGATGAGGAATAA
- the purH gene encoding bifunctional phosphoribosylaminoimidazolecarboxamide formyltransferase/IMP cyclohydrolase: protein MKKFALLSVSEKTGLVEFARELVGLGFSLLSTGGTARALRDAGLEVADVAEITGFPEMLDGRVKTLHPMVHGGILGDTRLDAHRTQMTEHGIAPIEVVCVNLYPFEATVTGPHTFAEAVENIDIGGPAMVRAAAKNSANVCVVIDPADYGLVIEHLRNGTTDQIKRELMAKAFRHTSYYDSMIAEYFSPQLDTETISVGLRKSYGLRYGENPHQSAAVYVDPLAKDGVANGKLLWGKELSYNNLLDADAAWELVCDLPDSACAIIKHGNPCGAAAVGNFAQSYQVARSSDPISAFGGIAAFNGVVDLAAAEAMTEKGNFLEVVLATDFAPKAIEVFKNKPGWGQTVRLMQVSISPETPYRTLRSIRGGMLVQLSDEEPGEEWQVVTDRQPTEEEWAALKFQWTVARHVKSNAIVIGRGDRLLGTGAGQMNRVQSVRLALDQAGSDAAGAALASDAFFPFSDSIETAAAAGIKAVIQPGGSKKDQDSIDAANKFGITMVLTGVRHFRH, encoded by the coding sequence ATGAAAAAATTCGCATTGCTCTCCGTTTCCGAAAAGACCGGATTGGTTGAATTCGCACGCGAATTGGTGGGGCTAGGATTCAGCCTTCTGAGTACAGGCGGAACAGCGCGAGCTTTGCGAGATGCCGGGCTCGAAGTGGCAGATGTTGCCGAAATCACTGGCTTCCCTGAGATGCTCGATGGCCGCGTCAAGACGCTACACCCGATGGTTCATGGAGGCATTCTTGGCGACACACGGCTTGATGCCCACCGAACTCAAATGACCGAGCACGGCATTGCCCCGATTGAGGTCGTCTGCGTTAACCTCTATCCATTTGAAGCAACGGTGACCGGGCCACACACGTTCGCGGAAGCTGTCGAGAACATCGATATCGGCGGTCCTGCAATGGTTCGCGCGGCAGCAAAAAATTCAGCCAACGTGTGTGTTGTGATCGATCCGGCCGACTATGGGTTGGTGATCGAGCATCTGCGCAATGGCACTACAGATCAAATCAAGCGCGAACTGATGGCTAAGGCTTTCCGGCACACCAGCTATTACGACTCGATGATCGCGGAGTATTTTAGTCCACAACTCGACACCGAAACGATCTCAGTTGGTCTGCGCAAATCCTATGGCTTGCGCTACGGAGAGAATCCGCACCAAAGCGCGGCGGTCTATGTTGATCCGCTGGCCAAAGACGGCGTGGCAAACGGCAAACTCCTTTGGGGCAAAGAGCTGAGTTACAACAATTTGCTGGATGCCGACGCTGCCTGGGAATTGGTTTGCGACTTGCCAGATTCGGCTTGCGCGATCATCAAGCACGGCAACCCGTGTGGCGCCGCCGCAGTTGGCAACTTTGCTCAAAGTTATCAAGTCGCCCGCTCTTCCGACCCGATCTCTGCCTTTGGTGGAATTGCGGCGTTTAATGGGGTCGTTGATCTAGCCGCGGCCGAAGCAATGACCGAGAAAGGCAACTTCCTCGAAGTCGTCCTGGCCACAGACTTTGCTCCAAAAGCGATCGAGGTTTTCAAGAACAAGCCAGGTTGGGGGCAGACCGTACGGTTAATGCAAGTCTCCATCAGCCCTGAAACCCCGTATCGCACTTTGCGCTCGATTCGCGGCGGCATGCTGGTTCAGCTCAGCGACGAGGAACCAGGGGAGGAGTGGCAAGTCGTCACGGATCGCCAGCCGACCGAAGAAGAATGGGCCGCGCTCAAATTCCAATGGACGGTGGCCAGACATGTGAAGTCGAATGCGATCGTGATCGGTCGTGGGGATCGTCTGCTCGGCACTGGAGCGGGACAAATGAACCGGGTCCAGTCGGTGCGGCTGGCACTAGATCAAGCCGGATCCGATGCTGCTGGAGCGGCACTGGCGTCCGATGCGTTCTTCCCATTTTCGGATAGCATCGAAACTGCGGCTGCGGCTGGAATCAAGGCGGTCATTCAGCCTGGCGGAAGCAAAAAGGACCAAGATTCCATCGACGCAGCAAACAAATTTGGCATCACCATGGTGCTCACCGGCGTCAGACACTTTAGACATTAA